A genomic window from Rhizobium sp. 007 includes:
- a CDS encoding peptidoglycan-binding protein, which produces MAARKRKSPKGRRGRQQPSLLLTGAAALGGVGMTGASALGGVIARNPSVAGGTTAFVVIFSFVAANALWYQPGTHPHPFFRTRDVLAPFSIGRPTVEEPHPGDVTTFKIERPGEEGAASTTNATPPAAAPGQEPSQLVMDIQKELIRRGLYNGTADGIIGPRTSAAILFFEETVDMLPSGDATPDVLAALRTDSIGPSAVPAEKPREDVTSKASAEDPVAAAIRSAEKQIKTAPAGPKQVPSSELTNVDLVLRIQKGLSNMAYANVGVDGVAGEQTRTAIRRFQKHYNLPETGEPNEAVLKKLKEIGAI; this is translated from the coding sequence ATGGCCGCGCGCAAGCGAAAATCGCCTAAGGGAAGGAGAGGCCGGCAGCAGCCGAGCCTGCTTCTCACAGGGGCTGCCGCCCTCGGCGGCGTGGGCATGACGGGCGCATCTGCGCTCGGCGGCGTCATTGCGCGCAATCCGTCGGTCGCAGGCGGGACCACCGCCTTTGTCGTCATCTTCAGCTTCGTCGCCGCCAATGCGCTCTGGTATCAGCCGGGTACGCATCCGCATCCCTTCTTTCGCACCCGCGATGTGCTAGCGCCCTTCTCGATCGGCCGTCCGACCGTGGAAGAGCCGCACCCAGGCGACGTCACGACCTTCAAGATCGAACGTCCGGGCGAGGAGGGCGCTGCCTCGACCACCAATGCGACGCCGCCGGCTGCAGCACCCGGCCAAGAGCCCAGTCAGCTGGTCATGGACATCCAGAAGGAGCTCATCCGCCGCGGCCTCTATAACGGCACGGCCGACGGTATCATCGGCCCGCGCACCAGCGCCGCGATCCTCTTCTTCGAGGAAACCGTCGACATGCTGCCGAGTGGCGATGCGACGCCGGATGTGCTTGCCGCCCTCAGGACCGATTCCATCGGCCCCTCGGCCGTTCCCGCCGAGAAGCCGCGCGAGGATGTGACCTCGAAAGCCTCGGCCGAGGATCCGGTCGCCGCCGCCATCCGCAGCGCCGAAAAGCAGATCAAGACCGCGCCCGCCGGCCCGAAGCAGGTCCCATCATCCGAGCTCACCAATGTCGATCTGGTACTGAGAATCCAGAAGGGCCTTTCCAACATGGCCTACGCCAATGTCGGCGTCGACGGTGTCGCCGGCGAACAAACCCGCACCGCCATCCGCCGCTTCCAAAAGCACTACAACCTGCCGGAAACCGGCGAGCCCAACGAGGCGGTACTGAAGAAGTTGAAGGAAATCGGTGCGATTTGA
- a CDS encoding TetR/AcrR family transcriptional regulator C-terminal domain-containing protein, translating to MLFEDSGSALSETHISDRAMYKSIASLSSADNPRLYKVLFDHFSSLYPAIAKSSVAEFHLGGDQTFRLLRGSKDLTFEVVYSDISRFASITRSLNSRARKYITGFALQWSTSRVAPPRGLLQLPRPLDETRVPEDVLMVIFHLDQADPVEAERKIMACISALYPTGPTLQREAHDYNGQRAIAQLADWLSFQDAKRVLDIEDPDHAATMLISMMFGGMASCMTAGGGLPDRSSLIGYLKGCIHLFVRGCRCKEAA from the coding sequence ATGTTGTTTGAAGATTCCGGCAGCGCTCTATCCGAAACACATATTTCTGATCGCGCCATGTATAAATCAATCGCCTCCCTGAGCAGCGCGGACAACCCGCGGCTTTACAAGGTTCTTTTCGACCATTTCTCGTCGCTCTATCCGGCAATAGCCAAATCGAGCGTGGCTGAATTTCACTTAGGGGGCGATCAGACTTTTCGGCTCCTTCGAGGGTCGAAGGACCTCACTTTCGAGGTTGTCTACTCCGACATTTCCCGGTTCGCCTCTATCACCCGATCATTGAATTCACGAGCACGAAAATACATCACGGGCTTTGCTCTTCAGTGGAGCACTTCGCGCGTGGCACCTCCGCGCGGACTCCTGCAGCTTCCTCGTCCGCTGGATGAAACGCGGGTTCCTGAAGATGTGCTGATGGTGATCTTCCATCTTGATCAAGCCGATCCGGTCGAAGCCGAACGTAAGATCATGGCATGCATCAGCGCGCTCTATCCCACCGGTCCGACATTGCAGCGAGAGGCGCACGACTATAACGGCCAAAGAGCAATAGCGCAGCTCGCTGACTGGCTGTCGTTCCAGGATGCAAAGCGCGTGCTTGACATCGAAGACCCGGACCACGCGGCAACGATGCTGATCTCGATGATGTTTGGAGGAATGGCATCCTGCATGACCGCAGGTGGCGGCTTGCCGGACAGATCGAGCCTTATTGGCTATCTCAAAGGGTGCATCCACCTCTTCGTGAGAGGTTGCCGCTGCAAAGAGGCCGCCTGA
- a CDS encoding Ig-like domain-containing protein, with protein MPTLSNGSELTVWEDINNESPDAILFSITETDGDVLGPGAAHTDYPYGWVDLASVDVFDGFFTVTTFTNDGRTEIFTTVETFVFDNEGRYIRTLSDQAAYLSTEIISVTAESPDDMVVTWQGANEYFGGENTQYGPHQIILEGGALQPDTFVNHAPTAADMSFTLSPGQSLDDIKFSASDADFDLLSFVIVDGPDHGTLQQETRYEAGYYPFHQGQYVGSLHYHQDYLNGNLFDYSPAAGFAGTDSFTVYATDGQGNSNLATITIMIVPPAEEITLTDAKDVTTYEAYDHPVLVAAMGGNDRITGSRFDDTVDGGAGKDRLRGGGGDDTLNGGTGRDTLSGGAGGDIFVFDTEPGRANCDKILDFSSADDLFRLDSSVFAGVVAGALDPGAFAKGTAALHEDDHIIYDTCSGRLLFDSDGSGDAAAVAFAAVSHGTSLAADDFHFF; from the coding sequence ATGCCCACTTTGAGCAATGGCAGTGAGCTTACCGTATGGGAAGACATCAACAACGAGAGCCCCGATGCAATCCTTTTCAGCATAACGGAAACGGACGGCGACGTCCTCGGACCGGGGGCCGCGCATACAGATTATCCGTACGGCTGGGTCGATCTTGCCTCGGTCGACGTGTTCGACGGTTTCTTTACCGTCACCACCTTCACCAATGACGGCAGGACCGAGATCTTCACGACGGTGGAAACTTTCGTCTTCGACAACGAAGGCCGCTATATCCGCACGCTCTCCGACCAGGCGGCCTATCTTTCGACTGAGATTATCTCCGTCACTGCCGAAAGCCCCGACGACATGGTGGTGACATGGCAAGGCGCCAACGAATATTTCGGCGGCGAAAACACCCAGTACGGCCCGCATCAGATCATCCTGGAAGGCGGCGCGCTGCAGCCCGACACCTTCGTCAACCATGCGCCCACCGCCGCCGACATGAGCTTCACGCTTTCTCCTGGCCAATCGCTCGACGACATCAAGTTCAGCGCGTCGGATGCCGATTTCGACCTGTTGAGCTTCGTCATCGTGGACGGGCCGGACCATGGCACGCTGCAGCAGGAGACGCGATATGAAGCAGGCTACTATCCGTTTCATCAGGGCCAATATGTGGGCAGCCTGCACTATCACCAAGACTACCTGAACGGTAACCTCTTCGACTATTCTCCGGCGGCCGGCTTCGCCGGCACCGACAGTTTCACGGTTTACGCCACCGACGGCCAGGGCAACAGCAATCTGGCGACGATCACCATCATGATCGTGCCGCCGGCCGAAGAGATCACGCTCACCGATGCGAAAGACGTCACCACCTATGAGGCGTACGATCACCCGGTTCTCGTCGCCGCGATGGGCGGCAATGACCGGATCACCGGCAGCCGGTTCGACGATACCGTTGATGGCGGCGCTGGCAAGGACCGCCTGCGCGGCGGCGGCGGCGACGACACTCTCAACGGCGGAACCGGCCGCGACACACTCTCCGGCGGAGCGGGCGGCGACATCTTCGTCTTCGACACCGAGCCCGGCCGGGCGAATTGCGACAAAATCCTCGACTTCAGCTCCGCTGACGACCTCTTCCGGCTGGACAGCTCCGTGTTCGCCGGCGTTGTGGCGGGCGCGCTCGACCCTGGGGCCTTCGCGAAGGGCACAGCCGCGCTTCATGAGGACGACCACATCATCTACGACACATGCTCTGGCCGCCTGCTCTTCGATTCCGACGGGAGCGGCGATGCGGCCGCGGTGGCGTTTGCGGCCGTGAGCCACGGCACATCGCTTGCCGCCGACGACTTCCATTTCTTCTAG
- a CDS encoding class I SAM-dependent methyltransferase, with protein MSTSDRQAHWQTVYKTKAESEVSWYEDTPELSMVLLRQAGLTPDMSVIDIGGGTSRLVDALVASGQAHISVLDLSAAAIETAKSRLTDATRVQWIVSDMTAWTPGRQYDLWHDRAAFHFLTEAADQKAYVRVLGQALKNGGKAVIGTFAPDGPEKCSGLPVARYDAQSLQDVLGSGFKLAATRRHEHTTPWGSVQQFQFSTFEKVAGTESFA; from the coding sequence ATGTCCACAAGTGACCGGCAAGCCCATTGGCAGACTGTCTACAAGACCAAGGCGGAGAGCGAAGTCAGTTGGTACGAGGATACGCCGGAACTCTCGATGGTTCTGCTGCGTCAGGCCGGGCTGACGCCGGACATGTCGGTGATCGACATCGGCGGCGGGACCTCGCGGCTGGTCGATGCTCTTGTGGCATCCGGCCAGGCCCATATCAGCGTCCTCGATCTGTCTGCCGCAGCCATCGAGACGGCAAAGTCGCGACTGACAGATGCGACGCGTGTGCAGTGGATCGTATCGGACATGACCGCCTGGACGCCCGGCCGCCAGTATGATCTCTGGCACGATCGCGCCGCCTTTCACTTCCTGACGGAGGCGGCCGACCAAAAGGCCTATGTTCGGGTGCTGGGGCAGGCTCTCAAGAATGGCGGCAAAGCCGTGATCGGTACCTTTGCGCCCGACGGACCGGAAAAATGCAGCGGCCTGCCGGTCGCCCGCTACGATGCGCAAAGCCTGCAGGATGTTCTCGGCAGCGGGTTCAAGCTTGCCGCAACGCGCCGGCATGAGCACACGACCCCATGGGGATCGGTGCAGCAATTCCAGTTCAGCACGTTCGAGAAGGTCGCTGGCACGGAGTCGTTTGCTTGA